From the candidate division WOR-3 bacterium genome, the window GTTGGTTAAAATAGACCCAATCCTCGTCCGAGAAAAGATATTAGAAGTTTATTTCCAAACCAGAAGAAATATCTCAAAAACTGCCCGGACTTGTGGTGTCTTTTGTAATACGGTCAAAAAGAGACTTAAACGCTTTTTAGAAGAAGGGAAAGAGGATCTTAGGGATAAATCCCATCGCCCGAAAAATCATTTTAATAAAACCCCTCCGGTGATAGAAAAGATGGTGGTAGAGATTTTTGAGCAAACGAATTATGGAGTAAGACTTATCTCGGGAAGAATTAGCAAAAAGAGGCATCTCTCTTTCTTATG encodes:
- a CDS encoding helix-turn-helix domain-containing protein, with the translated sequence MLVVEYKVLVKIDPILVREKILEVYFQTRRNISKTARTCGVFCNTVKKRLKRFLEEGKEDLRDKSHRPKNHFNKTPPVIEKMVVEIFEQTNYGVRLISGRISKKRHLSFL